The Malus domestica chromosome 06, GDT2T_hap1 genome has a segment encoding these proteins:
- the LOC103420166 gene encoding ent-kaurenoic acid oxidase 2-like, whose amino-acid sequence MEFLGFWGFVFTASVGGFGALLLILKKANEWLFVRKLGENKHTLPPGDLGWPFIGNTLSFIKALKSDHPESFISNHVKRFGSTGIYKACLFGKPTIIVTTAETCKQVLMDSLQFKTGWPKSTSELMGRKSFMSLSGEEHKRLRKLTAAPISGHKALSMYHEYIKDVIVSSLDELAEAEKPVEFLTEIRKITFRIIMFIFLSCEVGTPLETMEKEYAIMNHGLRAMAINLPGFAFHKALKARRRMVKIIQGILDGRRARNEAQISRERTDLTDMLMETEDENGNKLDDEEIIDIVLMYLNAGHESTAHATLWATLFLHENPEYYQKAKAEQLEILKTASPEEGLNFKGTKQMEYLSKVIDETLRIVNVSLYSYREAATDVKVSGYTIPRGWKVMMWYRGVHLNPEYYPDPKKFNPSRWNGSNAKARSFIPFGIGSRLCPGSDLTKLEITIFLHYFLLNYELERLNPAIGVSYLPHPRPKDNCLAKVKKLPSSSI is encoded by the exons ATGGAGTTTTTGGGTTTCTGGGGTTTTGTTTTCACAGCTTCAGTTGGTGGATTTGGTGCTCTACTTTTGATCCTAAAGAAAGCAAACGAATGGCTGTTCGTGAGAAAATTGGGTGAAAACAAGCACACTCTACCTCCGGGTGACCTGGGCTGGCCTTTCATTGGCAACACCCTGTCGTTCATCAAGGCTCTAAAATCGGATCATCCGGAGTCGTTCATCTCCAATCATGTCAAAAG GTTTGGCAGCACTGGAATTTACAAAGCCTGTTTGTTTGGAAAGCCAACCATAATTGTAACAACAGCTGAAACGTGCAAGCAGGTGCTGATGGATAGTTTACAATTCAAGACCGGTTGGCCAAAATCAACGTCGGAATTAATGGGAAGGAAATCATTTATGAGCCTATCTGGAGAGGAACACAAGCGCCTTCGCAAGCTGACAGCCGCCCCAATCAGTGGTCACAAGGCACTGTCTATGTACCATGAGTATATAAAGGATGTCATAGTCAGTTCATTGGATGAATTAGCGGAAGCGGAGAAGCCCGTTGAGTTCTTGACTGAGATTAGGAAGATCACATTCAGAATAATCATGTTCATTTTCTTGAGTTGTGAGGTTGGTACACCGTTAGAAACCATGGAAAAGGAATATGCTATTATGAATCATGGTCTAAGGGCCATGGCCATTAACCTTCCTGGCTTTGCTTTTCATAAAGCCCTCAAG GCTAGAAGAAGGATGGTTAAGATTATTCAAGGTATTTTAGACGGAAGGCGGGCAAGAAACGAAGCTCAGATATCAAGGGAAAGAACAGATTTGACAGATATGTTAATGGAAACCGAAGACGAAAATGGTAACAAAttagatgatgaagagattatAGACATAGTCCTCATGTACTTAAACGCTGGTCATGAATCTACAGCCCATGCCACTTTGTGGGCTACTCTCTTCTTACATGAAAATCCAGAATACTACCAAAAAGCCAAG GCAGAACAACTGGAGATTCTGAAGACGGCATCACCAGAAGAAGGATTGAACTTTAAAGGAACTAAACAGATGGAATATCTTTCCAAG GTAATCGATGAAACTCTGCGCATTGTTAACGTCTCATTGTATAGCTACCGAGAGGCTGCTACTGATGTCAAAGTCTCTG GTTACACAATACCAAGGGGCTGGAAAGTAATGATGTGGTATAGAGGTGTCCATTTGAACCCAGAATATTATCCAGATCCAAAGAAGTTTAACCCCTCAAGATGGAAT GGAAGTAATGCCAAGGCACGGAGTTTCATTCCCTTTGGAATAGGAAGTAGGCTATGCCCTGGAAGTGatttgaccaagcttgaaattACTATCTTTCTTCACTATTTTCTCCTTAATTATGA GCTTGAACGTCTCAATCCGGCAATTGGAGTGAGTTATTTACCCCATCCAAGACCCAAAGACAATTGCCTTGCAAAAGTTAAGAAGCTTCCATCATCATCTATATAA